A window of the Nocardia sp. NBC_01329 genome harbors these coding sequences:
- a CDS encoding DUF222 domain-containing protein, whose translation MTIHSTALAPNAPAPGWPELADVDLLRTLVETERRRKRLDAAMRAAVAEAERRGLAADTGYRDTVELLADLLRISAPEARRRIEYAAPQARSRSRKVWRALAAAS comes from the coding sequence GTGACCATACATTCGACAGCGCTGGCACCGAATGCTCCAGCGCCGGGATGGCCAGAACTGGCCGATGTCGACTTGCTGCGCACTCTCGTCGAAACCGAACGCCGCCGGAAGCGACTGGATGCTGCCATGCGCGCGGCAGTCGCCGAAGCCGAGCGGCGTGGCCTCGCCGCAGACACCGGCTATCGCGACACCGTGGAACTATTGGCTGATCTGCTGCGGATAAGTGCCCCTGAAGCGCGCCGGCGAATCGAGTACGCGGCTCCGCAGGCGCGCTCGCGTTCCAGAAAGGTGTGGAGGGCGCTGGCGGCAGCAAGTTGA
- a CDS encoding NUDIX domain-containing protein, with protein sequence MKYSAGVLLFRREPEVRVLLGHMGGPLWARKDSGAWSIPKGEYDPATEDARAAAGREFDEELGMPVPDGEWIALGEVRYGSGRSKKQVTVWAVEGELDPARVVPGTFEMEWPPRSGEYRAFPEVDRVEWFDLTTAHDKLATGQRPLLSRLAEQLR encoded by the coding sequence ATGAAGTACAGCGCCGGAGTTCTGCTGTTTCGTCGTGAGCCGGAGGTCCGAGTGCTGCTGGGGCATATGGGCGGGCCGCTCTGGGCGCGTAAGGATTCGGGGGCGTGGTCGATCCCCAAGGGTGAGTACGATCCGGCGACCGAGGACGCCCGTGCCGCAGCGGGCCGCGAATTCGACGAGGAGTTGGGAATGCCGGTGCCCGACGGGGAGTGGATCGCGCTGGGTGAAGTGCGGTACGGCAGCGGGCGGAGCAAGAAACAGGTCACGGTGTGGGCGGTCGAGGGCGAGCTCGATCCGGCTCGGGTGGTGCCGGGGACATTCGAGATGGAGTGGCCGCCGCGGTCGGGGGAGTACCGTGCTTTCCCCGAGGTCGATCGGGTCGAATGGTTCGATCTGACCACTGCGCACGACAAGCTGGCCACCGGCCAGCGGCCATTGCTGTCCCGGCTTGCCGAGCAACTCCGCTGA
- a CDS encoding amidase — translation MVPAVDQGNRARTCWSCGDYRDNSDTDGGADVPGRIVRAAAETPGEVSPVESTAAELRYRRGESLGPLDGVVISVKDIIAVEGMQWEAGSEVLRGNLAAADAAAVAALRRSGCVIVGKTSLDEFALTTTGPAVNPHDDRLTAGGSSCGSAVAVRSSMSFFDLATDTGGSTRIPAYRCGVTGLKPTRSLLSTDGVVPLAHSLDHLGLITRSARDCAIAFDSMLPGTPPERRTAFEPRNLRVGVPSNLHFYGPDAESGYHESIATLISAGMSRVEFDLPDLDILADIHKTILLAEMREFHGRRFGRSEHRYGPGLEEFLWNAQEITNAQYLEAQRRRDEMTAAISELFTSCDLLLLPTLLVDTPLAGQSVIDLGGAPTFATTAMVRLTSLFDHTGHPALTVSPHSSAHKNLAGVQLVAAHYDDMFLLDVAQFCGA, via the coding sequence ATGGTTCCAGCCGTCGACCAAGGCAACCGGGCCCGAACCTGCTGGTCGTGCGGCGATTACCGCGACAACAGTGACACCGACGGCGGAGCCGACGTACCGGGCCGTATTGTTCGCGCCGCTGCCGAGACGCCCGGTGAAGTTTCGCCGGTCGAATCGACCGCCGCCGAGCTACGGTACAGGCGTGGCGAAAGCCTGGGCCCCCTCGACGGGGTCGTCATATCCGTCAAGGACATCATTGCCGTCGAAGGGATGCAGTGGGAGGCCGGGTCGGAGGTCTTGCGGGGAAACCTGGCAGCTGCCGACGCCGCCGCAGTCGCCGCGCTCCGCCGTTCGGGTTGCGTCATCGTCGGGAAAACCTCTCTCGACGAATTCGCGCTCACCACGACCGGGCCCGCCGTCAATCCTCATGACGACAGGCTGACCGCTGGCGGGTCGAGCTGCGGGTCAGCGGTCGCCGTCCGAAGTAGCATGTCGTTCTTCGACCTCGCGACAGACACCGGCGGCAGCACCCGGATTCCGGCCTACCGCTGCGGCGTCACCGGATTGAAACCGACGCGGTCTCTCCTGTCCACGGACGGCGTGGTTCCTCTCGCGCATTCTCTCGACCACCTCGGGCTGATCACACGCTCGGCGCGAGACTGCGCCATTGCTTTCGACTCAATGCTCCCCGGAACACCGCCGGAACGGCGCACGGCATTCGAGCCGCGCAATCTCCGCGTCGGGGTTCCATCCAACCTGCACTTTTATGGACCCGATGCCGAGTCGGGCTACCACGAATCGATCGCGACCTTGATATCTGCCGGAATGTCGCGTGTCGAGTTCGACCTTCCCGACCTCGACATCCTCGCCGACATACACAAGACCATCCTCTTGGCCGAGATGCGTGAATTCCACGGTCGTCGATTCGGCCGGTCAGAGCATCGTTACGGTCCCGGCCTGGAAGAATTCTTGTGGAATGCGCAGGAAATCACGAATGCGCAGTATCTGGAGGCCCAGCGGCGGCGCGATGAGATGACCGCCGCGATCAGCGAGCTCTTCACGAGCTGTGACCTCTTGTTGTTGCCGACGCTGCTCGTCGACACACCCCTGGCCGGGCAATCTGTCATCGATCTCGGAGGCGCGCCCACTTTCGCGACCACCGCCATGGTGCGGCTGACATCGCTATTCGACCACACCGGGCATCCCGCGTTGACGGTGTCGCCGCACAGCAGTGCGCACAAGAACCTAGCCGGAGTGCAACTCGTCGCCGCACACTACGACGATATGTTCCTGCTCGATGTCGCACAGTTCTGTGGAGCCTGA
- a CDS encoding three-helix bundle dimerization domain-containing protein: protein MTGDDELLQVEQLIERLISRYPSVPPSEVKVRVRTIHKRFADSRIRAFLPLLVEKAARREIGADIADSAVVSTAAPTEPARRRVRRWSVRR from the coding sequence ATGACCGGCGATGATGAATTGCTCCAGGTCGAACAGTTGATCGAACGATTGATCAGTCGGTACCCGTCAGTCCCGCCGTCCGAGGTGAAAGTCAGGGTGCGCACAATTCACAAGCGTTTCGCGGACAGCCGGATACGGGCATTCCTTCCGCTACTCGTCGAGAAGGCGGCTCGGCGGGAGATCGGCGCCGATATCGCGGATTCGGCCGTTGTCAGCACGGCTGCCCCCACCGAGCCGGCGAGACGCCGGGTGCGGCGGTGGAGCGTCCGGCGCTGA
- a CDS encoding DUF7144 family membrane protein, with amino-acid sequence MTYRTSPANRPIPEPEPFQEQSIAAGISIIAAIMLLIVGVVSVLQGVAALVSDDFYVTDTDYVFAFDTTTWGWVHLVLGVVALICASGLMFGTVWGRYSALAIAALVTLANFLSLPYYPTWSVVIIALSVVVIWAVTTWEPET; translated from the coding sequence ATGACCTATCGCACGTCGCCTGCCAACAGGCCGATACCGGAGCCCGAGCCGTTCCAGGAGCAGAGCATCGCGGCGGGGATCTCGATCATTGCCGCGATCATGCTCCTCATCGTGGGAGTGGTCTCGGTGCTACAGGGGGTCGCCGCCCTGGTGAGCGATGATTTCTACGTCACCGATACCGACTACGTGTTCGCGTTCGACACGACCACATGGGGCTGGGTCCATCTCGTGCTGGGCGTCGTCGCGTTGATCTGTGCGAGCGGGTTGATGTTCGGCACCGTGTGGGGGCGGTACTCGGCGCTGGCCATCGCCGCGCTGGTGACCCTCGCGAATTTTCTGTCCCTGCCCTATTACCCCACCTGGTCCGTCGTGATCATCGCACTGAGTGTGGTGGTCATCTGGGCCGTCACCACCTGGGAACCGGAAACCTGA
- a CDS encoding YeiH family protein, translating into MSSDVRAVTDPPQPVQPETDYRTGRPTRTRGAGMAAGIVMCGIGAAAAMGIGHLVPAMSPLLTAIVLGALLANLVTVPGWIRPGLDFSSKRLLRVGVALLGLRLMFSDVIGLGWGVIAVVVAIVVLGIVGTMYAGKLLGLSWTQRVLIACGFSICGAAAVAATGGVVDAEEEELLTAVALVVVFGTLMIPAVPLLANAMGLSEQQAGIWAGGSIHEVAQAVAAGGIIGGGALAVATVVKLARVLMLAPVMAYLGARQRRMAAGSRTGSAQPPLIPVFVLGFLGCVALRSSGLLPQNVVDLAEEAQTALLTAAMFALGIGVRVSLLRSVGSRPFVLATLSTVWVATIALAGSLLVA; encoded by the coding sequence ATGTCCAGTGATGTTCGCGCAGTCACCGATCCACCACAGCCGGTGCAGCCGGAGACCGACTACAGAACGGGCCGGCCGACCCGGACCCGGGGCGCGGGCATGGCGGCCGGGATCGTGATGTGCGGGATCGGCGCCGCGGCCGCGATGGGAATCGGGCACCTCGTACCGGCGATGAGCCCGCTGCTGACCGCCATCGTGCTCGGCGCCCTGCTGGCCAATCTCGTCACCGTGCCCGGCTGGATCCGGCCCGGTCTGGACTTCTCCTCCAAGCGGCTGCTGCGCGTCGGAGTGGCGCTGCTCGGACTGCGCCTGATGTTCAGTGACGTCATCGGCCTGGGATGGGGGGTGATCGCCGTCGTCGTGGCGATCGTCGTACTCGGCATCGTGGGCACGATGTACGCGGGCAAGCTGCTGGGACTGTCGTGGACGCAGCGCGTGCTCATCGCCTGCGGATTCTCGATCTGCGGGGCCGCGGCGGTCGCGGCCACCGGCGGAGTGGTCGACGCCGAGGAAGAGGAACTGCTCACCGCGGTCGCGCTGGTGGTCGTCTTCGGGACATTGATGATCCCGGCTGTCCCACTCCTGGCGAACGCGATGGGACTGTCCGAGCAGCAGGCGGGGATATGGGCGGGCGGCTCGATCCACGAGGTGGCGCAGGCAGTGGCGGCCGGTGGCATCATCGGCGGCGGTGCTCTCGCGGTGGCCACGGTGGTCAAACTGGCCCGCGTCCTGATGCTGGCTCCGGTGATGGCCTACCTCGGCGCCCGGCAGCGCCGCATGGCCGCGGGCAGCCGAACCGGTAGCGCGCAGCCACCGCTGATTCCGGTGTTCGTGCTCGGCTTCCTGGGCTGTGTCGCGCTGCGCTCGTCCGGGCTGCTGCCACAGAACGTGGTCGACCTGGCCGAGGAGGCGCAGACCGCACTGCTCACCGCGGCGATGTTCGCGCTGGGGATCGGCGTCCGCGTATCGCTACTGCGCTCGGTGGGATCGCGTCCGTTCGTCCTGGCGACCCTGTCCACCGTGTGGGTAGCGACCATCGCGCTGGCCGGTTCCCTTCTGGTGGCCTGA
- a CDS encoding LysR family transcriptional regulator, which yields MFSRWPELGVLELLVGVDDHGSLGAASRIAGIAQPNASRAIKRLEAQVGTPLLQRKPTGSTLTPEGTVIAHWSRRVLDDARQLLDVAAGMREKRAAELTVSASMTVAEHLMPAWLGRFRRIDPDVTIHLQVRNSMQVCDDVAAGSCDVGFVESPTVPRALHSVEVARDRLVVVVDPHHRWTRRRRPLSIAELAQTPLVVREPGSGTRTTLDLALHEYDRAAPLLELGSGAAIRTSVLGRVGPAVLSTLAVSAQVESGDLKVVEVEGLHLDRTLRAVWRPPRQLEGPAGDLVRLVRRVRV from the coding sequence ATGTTCAGTCGATGGCCGGAGCTCGGCGTTCTGGAACTACTCGTCGGGGTCGACGACCACGGAAGTCTCGGTGCCGCAAGCAGAATCGCCGGAATCGCCCAGCCGAACGCGAGCCGCGCGATAAAGCGGCTCGAAGCACAGGTCGGCACACCGCTGCTGCAGCGAAAGCCCACCGGCTCGACACTGACACCGGAGGGCACGGTGATCGCGCACTGGTCCAGGCGGGTTCTCGACGACGCCCGGCAGCTGCTCGACGTCGCGGCGGGTATGCGGGAGAAGCGCGCCGCGGAGCTCACCGTGAGCGCGAGTATGACCGTCGCCGAACATCTGATGCCCGCCTGGCTGGGCCGGTTCCGGCGCATCGACCCGGACGTGACGATCCACCTTCAGGTCCGCAATTCGATGCAGGTGTGCGACGACGTCGCCGCCGGCAGTTGCGATGTCGGGTTCGTCGAGTCCCCGACCGTGCCCCGGGCGCTGCACAGTGTCGAGGTCGCCCGCGACCGGCTGGTGGTCGTGGTCGACCCACACCATCGGTGGACGCGCCGCCGGCGCCCGTTGTCGATCGCCGAGCTCGCGCAGACGCCGCTGGTGGTCCGTGAGCCCGGATCCGGTACCCGGACCACACTCGACTTGGCACTGCACGAATACGACCGGGCGGCACCGCTTCTCGAGCTCGGAAGCGGTGCCGCCATCAGAACCAGTGTGCTGGGCCGGGTCGGGCCGGCAGTGCTGAGCACCCTCGCGGTCTCGGCCCAGGTGGAGTCCGGGGATCTGAAGGTCGTCGAGGTGGAAGGCCTCCACCTCGACCGCACCCTCCGCGCCGTGTGGCGCCCGCCCCGGCAACTGGAGGGTCCCGCCGGCGACCTCGTCAGACTTGTACGGCGAGTGCGTGTTTGA
- a CDS encoding Imm21 family immunity protein: MPYTWVHSAGGPLLIAPESELGHWAGVEDAEDMDGAVETWGDYGRACSVRNYIGLVAVGSQQALVLGDQPARTTYLPGERVFLRGAAAGSDEELVDVVRRVLRDITWDPDEDLVWEVREPVMLFDSAWAGAEIEPDNRLLVDLDPGSYRVRATSLRDSGDWMILVQLQQG, from the coding sequence ATGCCATACACCTGGGTCCACTCCGCCGGAGGCCCGTTGCTCATCGCCCCTGAATCCGAACTCGGTCACTGGGCTGGGGTGGAGGATGCGGAGGATATGGACGGGGCGGTGGAGACGTGGGGCGATTACGGCCGCGCCTGCTCGGTGCGGAATTACATCGGCCTGGTCGCGGTCGGCTCCCAGCAGGCCCTGGTTCTCGGCGATCAACCCGCTCGCACGACATATCTCCCCGGTGAGCGGGTGTTCCTGCGTGGGGCGGCAGCCGGCTCCGACGAAGAACTCGTCGACGTGGTGCGGCGGGTACTGCGAGACATCACGTGGGATCCGGACGAAGACCTCGTCTGGGAAGTACGAGAACCCGTCATGCTTTTCGACTCGGCATGGGCGGGAGCAGAGATCGAGCCCGACAATCGGCTCCTCGTCGACCTGGATCCAGGGAGTTACCGAGTCCGGGCAACTTCTCTCCGGGACTCGGGCGACTGGATGATTCTTGTTCAGCTTCAGCAGGGTTGA
- a CDS encoding PfkB family carbohydrate kinase, with protein sequence METKDSCGAGDTFHGAFAWAVAAGADTAAALDIASWSAARKCAVFGNAGIPDSIQLQQFLADEV encoded by the coding sequence GTGGAAACCAAGGACTCCTGCGGGGCGGGCGACACCTTCCATGGAGCCTTCGCATGGGCGGTAGCGGCCGGTGCCGATACGGCCGCGGCGCTGGATATCGCTTCGTGGTCCGCGGCGCGGAAGTGCGCGGTCTTCGGCAATGCGGGTATTCCGGACAGCATTCAACTGCAACAGTTCCTGGCCGACGAGGTGTAG
- a CDS encoding HEAT repeat domain-containing protein, with the protein MTIDDWVAQLGASGGEARQAAVDTLVAAGRSAIPALLGELCTTDSESMATVCTQVLDRLGPLSYEPVLSTLSGIRTEAGSTEAMSPTEYRLCRLLGIARLHQAAVYAEDSFSADFAVRKRVADDIGSRGIPDYGFVLAVLLGDSDDRVRDAAAKSFAAFGTQLVPVLQQIRRSSLPTRRAALEVLATIGWDAIDSSDLMLLSRFVNTEIARALPSIPSWTCCLWWALPTEDQTAVLDAFGLSDPVPATAAMGAAVARENRGLLYASAQCDRVYVSPALDGWTLVFGDPISHYPRDENRIREAREDDYFTFFYADRSEEDRAGWLEEQARPSRAERCVELSARFGAAHWYKEVDAYEWGGWCIAENGEIKRRAHQGDGVSDLQLSPDHDPHPSEQGLRAESESEWLSAHGFAPEMWEELSSEIWERIFGDPRIDQDAEWDAAWAKFQQRTGIPDEMTASLIADRASIGPHGLGPHTRVTGHGVIALTERGRQGGGHRGVLPLRPPTEK; encoded by the coding sequence ATGACGATCGACGACTGGGTCGCGCAGCTGGGGGCAAGCGGGGGTGAGGCCCGTCAGGCGGCGGTGGACACGCTCGTCGCGGCCGGGCGTAGCGCGATACCGGCACTCTTGGGCGAATTGTGTACCACCGACTCGGAATCCATGGCCACGGTGTGCACTCAGGTGCTCGACCGGCTCGGCCCGCTCAGCTACGAGCCGGTGCTGAGCACGCTCAGCGGTATTCGCACGGAGGCTGGTTCGACCGAAGCCATGAGCCCCACCGAGTATCGCCTGTGCCGGTTGCTGGGTATAGCGCGCCTTCATCAGGCCGCCGTCTACGCCGAGGACAGTTTCAGTGCGGACTTCGCTGTGCGGAAACGGGTCGCCGACGACATCGGCTCCCGCGGCATCCCCGATTACGGTTTCGTGCTCGCGGTGCTGTTGGGCGACAGCGACGACAGAGTACGCGACGCGGCAGCGAAATCGTTCGCCGCTTTCGGCACGCAGCTGGTGCCGGTGCTGCAGCAGATCAGGCGTTCCTCCCTGCCTACGCGGCGGGCGGCGCTGGAGGTGCTGGCTACGATCGGCTGGGACGCCATCGATTCCAGTGACCTCATGCTGCTGTCCCGGTTCGTGAACACCGAGATCGCCCGGGCGCTGCCCAGTATCCCGTCCTGGACCTGTTGTCTGTGGTGGGCGCTGCCCACCGAGGATCAGACCGCCGTACTCGACGCGTTCGGACTCTCGGATCCGGTTCCGGCGACTGCGGCGATGGGGGCCGCGGTGGCTCGGGAGAATCGCGGTCTGCTGTATGCGTCCGCGCAATGCGATCGGGTCTACGTCAGTCCCGCTCTCGACGGTTGGACGTTGGTGTTCGGCGACCCGATATCGCATTATCCCCGTGATGAGAACCGTATTCGCGAAGCACGGGAGGATGATTACTTCACCTTCTTCTACGCTGACCGGTCCGAGGAGGACAGAGCGGGCTGGCTCGAGGAGCAGGCGCGGCCCTCGAGAGCAGAACGGTGTGTGGAGTTGAGCGCGCGATTCGGTGCCGCACACTGGTACAAGGAGGTCGATGCCTACGAGTGGGGTGGCTGGTGCATCGCCGAGAACGGTGAAATCAAACGACGAGCACACCAGGGTGATGGTGTCAGTGATCTGCAACTGAGTCCAGATCACGATCCGCATCCGTCGGAGCAGGGACTGCGTGCGGAGTCGGAGTCGGAGTGGTTGAGTGCGCACGGTTTCGCACCTGAGATGTGGGAGGAGCTCAGTAGTGAGATCTGGGAACGCATTTTCGGTGACCCCCGCATCGATCAGGACGCCGAGTGGGACGCGGCGTGGGCGAAGTTTCAGCAGCGCACAGGAATTCCCGACGAAATGACCGCGTCCCTTATCGCCGACAGGGCCTCGATCGGCCCACATGGACTGGGCCCGCACACGAGGGTCACAGGTCACGGCGTTATAGCGCTCACCGAACGCGGCCGGCAAGGCGGCGGACATCGCGGCGTTCTTCCCTTGCGACCCCCCACCGAGAAATGA
- a CDS encoding VOC family protein, with translation MPNTATELAGVRYLVDNVAAAIEFYTTHLGFTVAHDYSPAFADVTRGPLRPLPAGSRAAEHLEPWPAL, from the coding sequence ATGCCGAATACCGCAACTGAACTGGCCGGCGTCCGTTACCTCGTCGACAACGTCGCCGCGGCGATCGAGTTCTACACCACACACCTCGGCTTCACCGTCGCCCACGACTACAGCCCCGCGTTCGCCGATGTCACCCGCGGCCCGCTGCGGCCGCTGCCGGCGGGGAGCAGGGCGGCCGAGCACCTCGAGCCATGGCCGGCACTGTGA
- a CDS encoding arsenate reductase/protein-tyrosine-phosphatase family protein gives MVSDRLPVPLLMRMASHPLRWALMTELAASDRRVRELVAAVGEPQNLVSYHLRLLRSAGLVTMRRSSFDGRDSYYHLDLGRCGAAWAESAGALHPALAPAAATPTDVTGAAVLFLCSGNSARSPMAEGLLRHRSNGRIEVASAGSHPKPALHPNAVRVLHERYGIDLSGHHTTALPAVADRRFDYVITLCDRVREYPRDHGPATTVHWSLPDPATAAPADDAASYPEFCRVAEEIDIRNRYLLPLLTPTTVTGSATHAEYRN, from the coding sequence ATGGTGAGCGATCGGCTGCCCGTTCCGCTGCTGATGCGGATGGCTTCTCACCCACTACGGTGGGCGCTGATGACCGAACTGGCCGCAAGTGACCGCCGGGTGCGGGAACTGGTCGCCGCCGTCGGCGAGCCACAGAACCTGGTCTCCTACCATCTGCGGCTGTTGCGTTCGGCCGGCCTGGTCACCATGCGGCGCAGCAGTTTCGACGGCCGCGACAGCTACTACCACCTCGACCTCGGGCGCTGCGGCGCGGCGTGGGCCGAGTCCGCGGGCGCCCTACACCCGGCGCTGGCTCCGGCTGCGGCGACTCCCACCGACGTGACCGGTGCGGCGGTGTTGTTCCTGTGCAGCGGTAACAGTGCGCGCTCACCCATGGCCGAGGGGTTACTGCGCCACCGCAGCAACGGCCGGATCGAGGTGGCAAGCGCGGGTAGCCATCCCAAACCCGCGCTGCACCCGAACGCGGTGCGGGTTCTGCACGAGCGCTACGGCATCGACCTCAGCGGACACCACACCACGGCACTGCCGGCGGTGGCCGACCGCAGGTTCGACTACGTGATCACCCTGTGCGACAGGGTCCGGGAATACCCCCGCGATCACGGGCCTGCCACCACCGTGCACTGGAGTCTGCCCGACCCGGCGACCGCCGCGCCGGCCGACGACGCGGCGAGTTACCCCGAGTTCTGCCGTGTCGCAGAAGAAATCGACATCCGTAACCGATATCTGCTGCCCCTGCTCACGCCCACCACCGTCACCGGGAGCGCCACTCATGCCGAATACCGCAACTGA
- a CDS encoding APC family permease translates to MSTGGPDPAARQLRRSLGLTDAVVVGLGSMIGAGIFAALAPAARAAGSGLLLGLAVAALIAYCNATSSARLAARYPASGGTYVYGRERLGEFWGYLAGWSFIVGKTASCAAMALTVGIYAWPEQAHPVAAAVVVAVTAINYRGVQKSAAVTRVIVALVLATLTAVMAAAFASGAGAATRLGFGADLSVGGVLQAAVLLFFAFAGYARIATLGEEVRDPTRTIPRAIPSALGITLVVYTLVAIAALAVLGPVELAAASAPLSSVVRAAEAGWAEPVVRAGAVLAALGSLLALLLGVSRTTLAMARDRHLPRALAAVHPRFAVPHRAELAIGVLVAGAAATIDIRSAIGFASFGVLVYYAIANAAAATLTAAEGRPIRAIPAVGLAGSLVLAFTLPGPSVLAGAAVVAVGALIYTARRRPPDSDTT, encoded by the coding sequence ATGTCGACCGGTGGACCGGATCCCGCCGCCCGGCAGTTGCGGCGCAGTCTGGGGCTCACCGATGCCGTAGTGGTCGGGCTGGGGTCGATGATCGGGGCCGGCATTTTCGCGGCGCTGGCGCCGGCTGCCCGCGCGGCGGGGTCGGGGTTGCTGCTCGGGCTCGCCGTCGCGGCTCTGATCGCCTACTGCAACGCGACTTCCTCGGCGCGGCTGGCCGCACGCTACCCGGCCTCGGGCGGCACCTATGTATACGGCCGCGAACGGCTGGGCGAATTCTGGGGATATCTCGCCGGGTGGAGCTTCATTGTCGGCAAGACCGCCTCCTGTGCGGCAATGGCACTGACCGTGGGGATCTACGCCTGGCCCGAACAGGCGCACCCGGTAGCCGCGGCTGTGGTGGTGGCGGTGACCGCGATCAACTACCGGGGCGTACAGAAGTCGGCGGCGGTGACACGGGTGATTGTAGCCCTCGTACTCGCGACGCTCACCGCGGTGATGGCCGCCGCGTTCGCCTCCGGCGCGGGCGCGGCCACCCGGCTCGGCTTCGGCGCCGATCTCTCGGTAGGTGGAGTACTGCAGGCAGCGGTTCTGCTGTTCTTCGCTTTTGCCGGATACGCGCGCATCGCCACCCTCGGCGAAGAGGTGCGCGATCCCACCCGCACGATCCCCCGGGCGATCCCCTCGGCGTTGGGGATCACCCTGGTTGTGTACACACTGGTCGCGATCGCCGCACTGGCGGTGCTGGGCCCGGTGGAGTTGGCCGCCGCCAGCGCACCCCTGTCGTCGGTTGTCCGGGCAGCCGAGGCCGGCTGGGCGGAACCGGTGGTGCGCGCGGGCGCCGTGCTCGCTGCGCTGGGGTCACTGCTGGCGTTGCTGCTCGGCGTCTCACGCACCACCCTCGCCATGGCCCGCGACCGCCATCTTCCTCGCGCGCTGGCCGCCGTACATCCACGGTTCGCCGTACCACACCGCGCCGAACTCGCCATCGGCGTGCTCGTCGCCGGCGCCGCGGCGACCATCGACATCAGGTCCGCAATCGGCTTCGCCTCGTTCGGAGTCCTGGTGTACTACGCGATCGCCAACGCCGCCGCCGCAACCCTCACCGCAGCCGAGGGCCGCCCGATACGGGCCATTCCCGCGGTCGGGCTGGCAGGGTCTCTGGTGCTCGCATTCACCCTGCCCGGCCCGTCGGTTCTGGCCGGAGCCGCCGTCGTGGCCGTGGGCGCACTGATCTACACGGCGCGCCGCCGCCCGCCGGACAGCGATACCACTTGA
- a CDS encoding DoxX family protein, with protein sequence MTRDHTWPTRLTATTAPASVIWIRLYVGAVFFFEGIQKFLYPERLGAGRFDKAGIPAPEFFGPLDGVLEIVCGVLILAGLFTRPAAVPMIVNMLGALLITKLPILWGEAALFTGKSGWWDFVHESRTDLAQLCGSAFLLTVGAGAWSLDALLAKGATTMTPHRSGRKTPR encoded by the coding sequence ATGACCCGTGACCACACCTGGCCGACTCGACTCACCGCGACGACAGCGCCGGCGTCGGTGATCTGGATCCGTCTCTACGTGGGCGCGGTGTTCTTCTTCGAAGGCATCCAGAAATTCCTCTACCCCGAAAGGCTCGGCGCCGGCCGATTCGACAAAGCTGGTATCCCGGCCCCGGAATTCTTCGGCCCCCTCGACGGAGTGCTCGAGATCGTCTGCGGCGTCTTGATTCTGGCGGGACTGTTCACCCGGCCCGCGGCGGTACCGATGATCGTGAACATGCTCGGTGCGCTGCTGATCACGAAGCTGCCGATCCTGTGGGGTGAGGCGGCACTGTTCACGGGGAAGTCCGGGTGGTGGGATTTCGTCCACGAGTCCCGCACCGACCTCGCGCAGCTGTGCGGCAGCGCATTCTTGCTCACCGTCGGTGCCGGCGCCTGGTCACTCGACGCACTCCTGGCGAAGGGTGCTACGACGATGACCCCGCACCGATCCGGCCGGAAAACTCCCCGGTGA
- a CDS encoding DUF302 domain-containing protein → MTDTTTGLAISTTLTTTFDDAVQRTRAALSEQGFGILTEIDMRATLEAKLGHEMEDYLILGACNPPLAHRAVDIDRQIGLLLPCNVVVRRDPAKNTDVLVEAMNPNVMVQVTGESALTPVAEEASMKLRAAVDSLHATTH, encoded by the coding sequence ATGACCGACACCACGACCGGACTCGCGATTTCCACCACCCTGACCACCACCTTCGACGACGCCGTGCAACGCACGCGCGCGGCATTGTCCGAGCAAGGGTTCGGCATACTCACCGAGATAGATATGCGCGCCACGCTCGAGGCCAAGCTCGGCCATGAAATGGAGGACTACCTCATCCTCGGTGCCTGCAATCCACCGCTGGCCCACCGCGCTGTCGACATCGATCGCCAGATCGGGCTCCTGTTGCCTTGCAACGTTGTTGTTCGGCGTGATCCCGCAAAGAACACCGATGTACTGGTCGAAGCGATGAACCCCAACGTCATGGTTCAAGTCACCGGAGAATCCGCGCTGACACCTGTCGCCGAGGAAGCCTCGATGAAACTCCGGGCTGCCGTCGACTCTCTGCATGCAACCACGCATTGA